The DNA window CTCGCCGTAGTGGGACGCCGCCTTCTTCCAGGCTGCCGACCGCTCGACGATGGCGCCGCGAATCTGCTTCAGGGTCGCCGAGTCCGGGTGCCAGATCCCGGCCCCGAAGAACACCTGGCCGGGTTCGAGATGGAGATAGAAACCGGGCGCATGGACGTCCTTCGCCTGCTTGTGGCGGAAGTGAATCCCGGCGTGGGTCTTGTAGGGGCTCTTGTTTTTGGAGAAACGAACGTCGCGGTAAATCCTGAAAAAGGAACCGCCAACTGCCTTGGGGATGGCATCGACGTGCCGGCTGACGGTCTCGAGCCGCGGACCGAAGTCGCTGATGAGCTGCAACGCCGGTGCCTTGACATCGTCCTCATAGCGCTTCTTGTTGGCTTGGAACCAATCGCGGTTGTTGTTGTCCTTGAGCTCGCGAAGGAAATCGAACAGCGCCGGGCGGATGGGGTTCTTCCAGGTCATGGTCGGAATTCTAGCTCGGGCGGCTCACAGGCTCATCAGCGAGAGTGTAGGTTCCAACCTCGAGCTCTTCACCATCGGGTGAATGGTACTCGCCAACAGGATATGATTTGCTCAACAGCGAAAAGCACCGCAAAGTCAACCGCTGTCCGAACTGAACCTCGAGACCGTGGGAACCGCCCTATGACTGGCTACTTCCTGATTCTGTTACTCACATCCTCGGCCTTCGGCGAAGCATCAGCCTCGGGTGCGCGTATCGCACCGCCGCTCGACGCTGGCTCTCAATCGAAGACCGAATCCCCT is part of the Acidobacteriota bacterium genome and encodes:
- a CDS encoding DUF2461 domain-containing protein, producing the protein MTWKNPIRPALFDFLRELKDNNNRDWFQANKKRYEDDVKAPALQLISDFGPRLETVSRHVDAIPKAVGGSFFRIYRDVRFSKNKSPYKTHAGIHFRHKQAKDVHAPGFYLHLEPGQVFFGAGIWHPDSATLKQIRGAIVERSAAWKKAASHYGEDSGFQFEGDSLKRPPRGFDGDHPLIEDIKRKDFIAVTRFTERQATQSTLLDRLTELCSQGAPLMSFLCRAVDVPF